The following are encoded in a window of Lonchura striata isolate bLonStr1 chromosome 33, bLonStr1.mat, whole genome shotgun sequence genomic DNA:
- the TCHH gene encoding trichohyalin, which yields MSPFLDSIATIVGVFQQHARGDGDSSGLSRRRMRELIQREFADSLVKPHDPQTIEKILQFLEWDGDGNIDFNEFLLLVFRVAKCCFWFQPRAPFLVQRTKLPTSGKSFREPEFRSRGSRRQLQEEEEEEEEEQQTWERNREVGLQGDLRVGEVEILEETRRDQQERHRRSGRDTEPRGELIPREFQERSQEPCEQQERWRRRQPPEPERREGERRDREGLQEEETADVRTGRQRREPQPRPDRWSCQEPGRDERTQRPRGADGEGDNRPREPESLREERSRHRRRELEQRELEGRSCRAAELECPESRRPHQSYLEEPLEIDLGERGRAEPEERGHRRRTRQERESAGRVREIQEEQDREERDEPRRKERLRERRVDQGRELELEVSESRIREREEEVAARNLRETRERREREIRDLDDDGRRQRESVRYDRRREISVAAAEADVRVQREIQERGEELRRRERPCEGEEEERRISQVRDREEPLRKGRIDRERDLDVSEHRTREREEEVAAINLRETRERREREIRDLDDGRRQRESVRYEREREISVAAAEADVRVRREIRERGEELRRRERPRECEEEERRISQVRDREEPLRKGRLDRERDLEVSESRTREREEEVATVSLRETRERREREIRELDDGRRRQEVYDRRREISVAAAEADVRVRREIRERGEELRRRERPCEGEEEERRISQVRDREEPLRKGRIDREQELDVSERRTREREEEVATINLRETRERREREIRDLDDDGRRRQEVYDRRREISVAAAEADVRVQREIQERGEELRRRERPRECEERRICPRRDREEPLRKGRIDRERDLEVSESRTREREEEVATVGLRETRERREREIRELDDGRRQEVYDRRREISVAAAEADVRVRREIRERGEELRRRERPREGEERRICPRRDREEPLRKGRTDHEQDLEVSESRTREREEEVAAINLRETRERREREIRELDDDGRRRQEVYDRRREISVAAAEADVRVRREIRERGEELRRRERPCEGEEEAEPGRRISRVREREEALRERRIDRERELELELELEASECRSRQPRARAAEVTITDQREAREEIRLDVLEEEEEEELEQGRCRYQTLDVDLGDPCPLGQEVPVSDLRVRYLPAEPELRPDVRPLPEPVEPQTVAYLVHVIQNLEDPKATTYEIVCHQPGQRGRPVRIRTCSVSPRPPTDRRGHPEALPPECQDNPEAPDEPREKSGNEVKDGALRDSAEPEAGKGERVKSKETRRRPEIPEVEQGQPQGEGPQKVPREPGAGCQRRERQDSEAKSCVPPERRDAERRDPGETRREGGQEGEEAPEEEPSKRSPRESGSSQVPREGGTKQGQEAPSRPRDESKTS from the exons ATGTCCCCGTTCTTGGACAGCATCGCCACCATCGTCGGCGTCTTCCAGCAGCACGCCCGGGGCGACGGGGACAGCTCCGGGCTCAGCCGCAGGAGGATGAGGGAGCTCATCCAGAGGGAATTCGCCGATTCCCTGGTG AAGCCACACGACCCTCAGACCATCGAGAAGATCCTGCAGTTCCTGGAGTGGGATGGGGACGGGAACATCGATTTTAACGAGTTCCTCCTCCTGGTGTTCCGGGTGGCCAAGTGCTGCTTCTGGTTCCAGCCAAGGGCCCCGTTCCTGGTGCAGAGGACAAAGCTCCCGACCAGCGGAAAATCCTTCCGGGAGCCGGAAttcaggagcagagggagccgccggcagctccaggaggaggaggaggaggaggaggaggaacaaCAAACCTGGGAGAGGAATCGTGAAGTTGGGCTGCAAGGAGACCTCAGGGTCGGGGAGGTGGAGATCTTGGAGGAAACGAGGAGGGATCAGCAGGAACGCCACAGGCGGAGCGGGAGGGACACGGAACCACGCGGGGAGCTGATCCCACGGGAATTCCAGGAACGGAGCCAGGAGCcgtgtgagcagcaggagagatgGAGAAGGCGGCAGCCCCCGGAGCCCGAGAgacgagagggagagaggagagaccgggaggggctccaggaggaaGAAACGGCAGACGTGAGGACAGGCAGGCAACGCCGAGAACCCCAACCACGGCCGGACCGgtggagctgccaggagccaggGCGTGATGAAAGAACCCAACGGCCACGAGGAGCAGATGGGGAAGGTGACAATCGGCCACGGGAACCCGAATCGCTCCGGGAAGAGAGGAGCCGCCACCGCCGGCGTGAGCTGGAACAAAGAGAGCTGGAAGGGAGAAGCTGCCGGGCGGCCGAGCTGGAATGTCCGGAGTCCAGGAGGCCACATCAGTCGTACCTGGAGGAACCGTTAGAGATCGACCTCGGGGaacgtggcagagcagagccagaggaACGCGGCCACAGGCGGAGAACAAGGCAGGAACGGGAATCTGCAGGAAGGGTAAGGGAgatccaggaggagcaggacagggaagaaagagaTGAGCCCAGAAGAAAAGAGAGACTGAGAGAGAGGAGGGTGGATCAGGGacgggagctggagctggaggtgtctGAGAGCCGGATACgggaaagggaggaagaagTGGCCGCCAGAAACCTGAGAGAGACACGGGAGAGACGAGAGCGAGAAATTCGTGACCTTGATGATGATGGAAGGAGACAGAGAGAATCAGTGAGGTATGACAGGAGAAGAGAGAtctcagtggcagcagcagaagccgaTGTCAGAGTGCAACGTGAGATCCAGGAACGAGGTGAGGAGCTGAGAAGGAGAGAACGTCCCTGTGAGGGtgaagaggaagagaggagaatTTCCCAGGTCAGAGACAGGGAAGAGCCCCTGAGGAAAGGGAGAATCGACCGTGAACGGGATCTGGATGTGTCTGAGCACCGGACACgggaaagggaggaagaagTGGCCGCCATTAACCTGAGAGAGACACGGGAGAGACGAGAGCGAGAAATTCGTGACCTTGATGATGGAAGAAGACAGAGAGAATCAGTGAGGtacgagagggagagagagatcTCAgttgcagcagcagaagccgATGTCAGAGTGCGCCGTGAGATCCGGGAACGAGGTGAGGAGCTGAGAAGAAGAGAACGTCCCCGTGAGTGtgaagaggaagagaggagaatTTCCCAGGTCAGAGACAGGGAAGAGCCCCTGAGGAAAGGGAGACTCGACCGTGAACGGGATCTGGAGGTGTCTGAGAGCCGGACACgggaaagggaggaagaagTGGCCACAGTCAGCCTGAGAGAGACACGGGAGAGACGAGAGCGAGAAATTCGTGAGCTTGATGATGGAAGGAGAAGACAAGAAGTGTATGACAGGAGAAGAGAGAtctcagtggcagcagcagaagccgaTGTCAGAGTGCGCCGCGAGATCCGGGAACGAGGTGAGGAGCTGAGAAGGAGAGAACGTCCCTGtgagggtgaggaggaagagaggagaatTTCCCAGGTCAGAGACAGGGAAGAGCCCCTGAGGAAAGGGAGAATCGACCGTGAACAGGAGCTGGATGTGTCTGAGCGTCGGACACgggaaagggaggaagaagTGGCCACCATTAATCTGAGAGAGACACGGGAGAGACGAGAGCGAGAAATTCGTGACCTTGATGATGATGGAAGGAGAAGACAAGAAGTGTATGACAGGAGAAGAGAGAtctcagtggcagcagcagaagccgaTGTCAGAGTGCAACGTGAGATCCAGGAACGAGGTGAGGAGCTGAGAAGGAGAGAACGTCCCCGTGAGTGTGAAGAGAGGAGAATCTGCCCCAGAAGAGACAGGGAAGAGCCCCTGAGGAAAGGGAGAATCGACCGTGAACGGGATCTGGAGGTGTCTGAGAGCCGGACACgggaaagggaggaagaagTGGCCACAGTTGGCCTGAGAGAGACACGGGAGAGACGAGAGCGAGAAATTCGTGAGCTTGATGATGGAAGAAGACAAGAAGTGTATGACCGGAGAAGAGAGAtctcagtggcagcagcagaagccgaTGTCAGAGTGCGCCGTGAGATCCGGGAACGAGGTGAGGAGCTGAGAAGGAGAGAACGTCCCCGTGAGGGTGAGGAGAGGAGAATCTGCCCCAGAAGAGACAGGGAAGAGCCCCTGAGGAAAGGGAGAACCGACCATGAACAGGATCTGGAGGTGTCTGAGAGCCGGACACgggaaagggaggaagaagTGGCCGCCATTAACCTGAGAGAGACACGGGAGAGACGAGAGCGAGAAATTCGTGAGCTTGATGATGATGGAAGGAGAAGACAAGAAGTGTATGACAGGAGAAGAGAGAtctcagtggcagcagcagaagccgaCGTCAGAGTGCGCCGCGAGATCCGGGAACGAGGTGAGGAGCTGAGAAGGAGAGAACGTCCCTGTGAGGgtgaggaggaagcagagccaGGGAGGAGAATCTCCCGGGTCAGAGAGAGGGAAGAGGCCCTGAGGGAGAGGAGAATCGACCGGGAgcgggagctggagctggagctggagctggaggccTCTGAGTGCCGCAGCCGCCAGCCACGGGCCAGGGCGGCCGAAGTGACCATCACTGACCAGAGGGAGGCACGTGAGGAGATCCGGCTGGACGTgctggaggaagaagaggaggaggagctggagcagggccggTGCCGCTACCAGACCCTGGACGTGGATTTGGGTGATCCCTGCCCCCTGGGGCAGGAGGTGCCCGTCAGTGACCTCAGGGTCCGCTACCTCCCCGCTGAGCCCGAGCTCCGGCCCGATGTCCGGCCGCTCCCCGAGCCCGTGGAGCCTCAGACCGTCGCCTACCTGGTGCACGTGATCCAGAACCTGGAGGACCCCAAGGCCACCACCTACGAGATCGTGTGCCACCAGCCCGGCCAGCGGGGCCGGCCCGTGCGCATCCGGACCTGCTCCGTGTCCCCGCGGCCACCCACTGACCGCAGGGGCCACCCCGAGGCGCTGCCACCCGAATGCCAGGACAACCCCGAGGCTCCGGATGAGCCCCGGGAAAAATCCGGGAATGAGGTGAAGGACGGAGCCCTCCGGGATTCCGCCGAGCCGGAGGCTGGGAAAGGCGAGCGGGTGAAATCCAAGGAGACCCGGAGGCGCCCCGAGATCCCCGAGGtggagcagggccagccccaGGGTGAGGGACCCCAGAAGGTCCCGCGGGAGCCCGGAGCCGGCTGCCAGCGGAGAGAGCGCCAGGACAGCGAGGCCAAGAGCTGCGTCCCCCCGGAACGTCGGGATGCGGAGCGGAGAGACCCCGGGGAGACGCGCAGAGAGGGAGGCCAGGAGGGTGAGGAGGCTCCTGAGGAGGAGCCCAGCAAGAGGAGCCCCCGGGAATCCGGCAGCTCCCAGGTTCCTCGGGAAGGTGGCACCAAGCAGGGCCAGGAGGCCCCGAGCCGCCCCAGGGATGAATCCAAGACATCCTGA
- the LOC144247784 gene encoding protein S100-A11-like, giving the protein MPTETERCIESLLAVFQRYAGREGSSVTLSKREFRAFMDTELAAFTKNQKDPGVVDRMMKKLDMNSDGQLDFQEFLNLIGGIAVACHDSLILKSPNP; this is encoded by the exons ATG CCCACGGAGACGGAGCGCTGCATCGAGTCGCTGCTGGCCGTGTTCCAGCGCTACGCCGGCCGCGAGGGCAGCTCCGTCACCCTCTCCAAGCGGGAATTCCGCGCCTTCATGGACACCGAGCTGGCCGCCTTCACCAAG AACCAGAAGGACCCGGGCGTGGTGGACAGGATGATGAAGAAGCTGGACATGAACAGCGACGGGCAGCTGGATTTCCAGGAATTCCTGAACCTCATCGGGGGCATCGCCGTGGCCTGCCACGACTCCCTGATCCTCAAATCCCCCAACCCCTGA